A stretch of DNA from Mucilaginibacter daejeonensis:
TGGTATCATTTGTGATCCCGCTAATGCAGTATGACCTGGTCAAACAGTGGTTCATTACCCAAAAGGTACAGCAAACCATCTATAGCGCCAGCCCATCGGTCATTTATCAGTTCAACGGCATGCAGCCCGATAACGTGACCACAGGCGAGATACTGCGTTTTATTTACATGGCCGGTATAGCAGTGCTGAGCATTAAGTTGATGTGGCAATTGTTCGCGCTCAATAAGATCATACGCAACGGTACGGGAGCAGCGGCCTGGTCATTTTTTAAAAAGATCAGGGTTGATGATGACCTTGCCGACCGGCAGGTGATCATGGCTCACGAGGAGGTGCATGCCCGCCAATGGCACTCGGCCGATGTGCTGCTTATCGAGGTCATTATGATCATCAACTGGTTCAACCCAATGGTATATCTTTATCGCCGGTCGATCAAAAATATACACGAATTCATCGCCGATCGCGATGCGCTTGAAAGTGGTGTCAATAAGGCCGAATATGCCATGCTGCTGGTGAGCCAAACATTCGATACGCCGGTGCACCATCTACTGAACCCATTCTTTGATGGCAGTGTGCTCAAGCAGCGCATCATGATGCTGCAAAAGAACCGGTCGAGCTATGTGGCACTGATCAAGTACGGATTTTCGGCACCGTTGTTCGCTCTCATGCTGATCTTATCATCAGCAACGATCAATAACAGCAAGGTGATCAAAACGATCAGGAAAGAGGCCCTCACTATCTTAGATGCGCCTGCGCCGGTAACAATGGATCAGATAGCGCCTGAACAGCAGATCGCTGCCCCGCCACAGCCACAAGAGGAATTGCACATGAGTGCCGCCGACCTCAAGACCAGCAATGATTTGGTGGTGCAAGACAAACCCGTTACCATTGCTGCCGACCGCGTTGGTAAAAGCGTTGACACACTTAAGCCTGACGACCATCATGAGGTTTTCACCGTGGTTGAAAAGTTACCGGAGTTCCCGGGTGGCGTTAGTTCGTTCTTCAATTTCCTGCATAAGAACCTGCGTTATCCCGAAGAAGCCAAACAAAACAACGTGCAAGGCCGCGTGAACGTGACCTTTGTGGTAAGGCGCGACGGCTCTCTGGATGATGTGAAAGCATTAAGCGACCGTTTAGGTGGAGGTTTAAGCGAAGAAGCGGTAAGAGTTATTAAAGCCTCGCCTAAATGGATCCCTGGCGAGCAAAATGACCGTAAGGTAGATGTACAATACACCGTGCCGGTGATCTTCAACATGATGAACCAGGAAGATGCACAACTTCGAAAAGATTCACTCCGGGAAGTACCTAAGATCGTGTACCTGCGCAGAAATACTTTTTCGACAGGTTCGGCATCCACCGACAGTACATCAGGAAAGAAAAAGGTCACGGTAGTTTTCGGCTATAAAGTTAAGGACGCCTCCAAAGATGTGGCCCCTCTGTATATGATCGACGGTAAAGAGGCTCCCGAAAACTTCAAGATCGGCTCTTTGTCGCCGGACAAGATCCAATCTATAGATGTACGTAAGCGAGGCGATGTAGCTCAGGGTACGAGCACCGATCGCAGCGTGATCAGTATCACACTTAAAAAGGATAAATAAGTACCTGCTAATAGGAATAACAAAAAGCCCCTCTCATTACCTGAAAGGGGCTTTTTAGTTGTTATGAAAATGCCTGGGATCCTTATCAGCTCAATTCTTCAGTTTCAGGGAAATACTGGTTCACCAGCTCTAATACCATTTCGGGGCGAAGAGGCTTGTGATAGAAAGTGGCTATATCTTTGTCTTTCATGGCCCGGTCGCGGTCGTCGGTGTTGAGCGAGGTGGTCAGCATGATCACCACGATGCGTGCCTTCTGCGTTTCAGGAAGTGCATGATATGCCTCCATAAATTCCCAGCCGTTCATGCCCGGCATATTGATATCTAAAAAGATAATACCCGGGCGTTTAATGTCCTCGGTACCTTCATACTTGCCACTATAGGTCAAAAATTCGAGTGCCTCCACGGCAGAAGTAAGGGCCTGTACGTCCACGTCGAGGCCTGCGCGCTCGATGATCTTTTTGTGCAGAAAATTGGTAGGCTTGTCATCGTCGATCAGCAATACGTGATCAAGATCTCTGATCTTCTTCATCTATAATAAATATTATAAAGCCACAGTGAAACTAAAGGTACTTCCCTGGTCAGGTACCGAGTCTACCTCTATCTCGCCGTTGTGCATAACAGCTATCTTTTTGCAATGGGCCAGGCCAATGCCGTTGCCCGGATACTCGTCGCGGTTGTTGAGGCGCTGGAAGATCAGGAATATCTTGTCCTTGTGTTTTACATCGATGCCGATCCCATTGTCGGCCACAAAGAACCGCCAGCCCATGCTAAATGGTTCTGCCTTGATCGTGATCTCAGGAGCTACACCGCGGCGAGTAAATTTAACGGCGTTAGTGATCAGGTTCTGGAACAACTGGCGCAGCTCGGTAGGGTAGGCCTTAATGATCGGCATATCATCGATATGCAGCCTGGCGCCCGACGCGATGATCAGTGAATCAAGGTCATGGATCACCTCACTAAGCAGGGCGTTCACGTTCACCATCTCCGTGCCACGGCTTTTGCCTATGCGCGAATGGTCCAGCAGGTCCTTGATCAGGTTGCGCATCCGCTCTGATGCCTCTTGTATAAAGTCGATGTACATTTGCGCATCATCGTCATGCACATGAGCGTATTCCGTTTTAAGCAGGTCAATAAAGTTACTGACGGTCAATAGAGGCTCCTGCAGGTCGTGCGAGGCAATGTAAACGAATTGTTCCAACTCCTTGTTCTTAAGCTTTAGCTCGTTCAGGTGCTGTTCGAGGGCCTGTGCGGCCAGCATCTTGTCGGTAAGGTCGCGGGTCACTTTGGTGAAACCGATGATCGTACGCTCTGGGTCACGAATGGGCGTGATGAGCACGCTTCCCCAAAAACGGCTGCCATCTTTACGAACGCGCCAGCCTTCATCAAAAGCCTTACCTTCGATACGGGCCCTGTTCAAAAGCATGTCGGGCTTTCCCTTAAGCCTGTCCTCTTCGCCATAGAACATCCTGAAACTGTTGCCTATAGCCTCTTCGGCTTTATAACCTTTGATCTTTTCGGCGCCTTTGTTCCAGTTCTCGATATTGCCCTCTGTATCCAGCAGCAAGATGGCATAGTCCTCTATCTCGCCCACCATGTTCAGTAACAAAAAGTTCTTTGCCTCGTCGGTCATCATCTATGCGAAAAAAAATGGTCTTTGGGATCTTGCGAGAAATACTTTAGGTAGGATGAAATTAATGAAATGTTTTCCTGTAGAGCAGTATTTTTTGACGAAACAAACGAACACGCTATTTATTTTCACATGGGTAAATTTACCATTACACTATAGTTAAACAGATGTCGTAAGTCAGCGTTATCATGCCATTTTGTAAACATTGCGCCATAAAAAGAGTAGATGAATGACAAAACATTTTCTTAGCCTGATAATTGTGTTGATGAGCA
This window harbors:
- a CDS encoding M56 family metallopeptidase; translation: MTWWHYLLLSNLYLILFYGFYVALLRRETFFQLNRIYLVSSAVVSFVIPLMQYDLVKQWFITQKVQQTIYSASPSVIYQFNGMQPDNVTTGEILRFIYMAGIAVLSIKLMWQLFALNKIIRNGTGAAAWSFFKKIRVDDDLADRQVIMAHEEVHARQWHSADVLLIEVIMIINWFNPMVYLYRRSIKNIHEFIADRDALESGVNKAEYAMLLVSQTFDTPVHHLLNPFFDGSVLKQRIMMLQKNRSSYVALIKYGFSAPLFALMLILSSATINNSKVIKTIRKEALTILDAPAPVTMDQIAPEQQIAAPPQPQEELHMSAADLKTSNDLVVQDKPVTIAADRVGKSVDTLKPDDHHEVFTVVEKLPEFPGGVSSFFNFLHKNLRYPEEAKQNNVQGRVNVTFVVRRDGSLDDVKALSDRLGGGLSEEAVRVIKASPKWIPGEQNDRKVDVQYTVPVIFNMMNQEDAQLRKDSLREVPKIVYLRRNTFSTGSASTDSTSGKKKVTVVFGYKVKDASKDVAPLYMIDGKEAPENFKIGSLSPDKIQSIDVRKRGDVAQGTSTDRSVISITLKKDK
- a CDS encoding response regulator produces the protein MKKIRDLDHVLLIDDDKPTNFLHKKIIERAGLDVDVQALTSAVEALEFLTYSGKYEGTEDIKRPGIIFLDINMPGMNGWEFMEAYHALPETQKARIVVIMLTTSLNTDDRDRAMKDKDIATFYHKPLRPEMVLELVNQYFPETEELS
- a CDS encoding sensor histidine kinase, whose amino-acid sequence is MMTDEAKNFLLLNMVGEIEDYAILLLDTEGNIENWNKGAEKIKGYKAEEAIGNSFRMFYGEEDRLKGKPDMLLNRARIEGKAFDEGWRVRKDGSRFWGSVLITPIRDPERTIIGFTKVTRDLTDKMLAAQALEQHLNELKLKNKELEQFVYIASHDLQEPLLTVSNFIDLLKTEYAHVHDDDAQMYIDFIQEASERMRNLIKDLLDHSRIGKSRGTEMVNVNALLSEVIHDLDSLIIASGARLHIDDMPIIKAYPTELRQLFQNLITNAVKFTRRGVAPEITIKAEPFSMGWRFFVADNGIGIDVKHKDKIFLIFQRLNNRDEYPGNGIGLAHCKKIAVMHNGEIEVDSVPDQGSTFSFTVAL